One window of the Eucalyptus grandis isolate ANBG69807.140 chromosome 8, ASM1654582v1, whole genome shotgun sequence genome contains the following:
- the LOC104429923 gene encoding transcriptional corepressor LEUNIG_HOMOLOG gives MEFIFSEVISKRESNSKVVCCHFSSDGKYLASAGHDKKVILWNVETFQTESTPKEHISIITDVRFRPNTTQLATSSFDKTIRVWDAAQPAYSLQSYTGHTSQVISLDFHPKKNDLFCSCDSNSEIRFWSINQDSCTRVSRGGMAHIRFQPRIGQLLAAAANKAVSVFDVETDRLIHLLEGHPSSEVHTLSWDANGDYLASVCNEIVQVWRLSSGECVHELTSSGNKFHSCVFHPTYSNLLVIGCYQSLELWNMVENKCLTVEAHECIISALAQSPVTGMIASVGHDKSVKIWK, from the exons ATGG agTTTATCTTCAGTGAAGTTATTTCCAAGCGCGAGAGCAATAGCAAAGTTGTCTGCTGTCATTTTTCTTCGGATGGGAAGTACTTGGCAAGTGCTGGCCATGACAAGAAG GTTATCCTCTGGAATGTGGAGACTTTTCAAACTGAGAGCACTCCAAAAGAACATATTTCCATAATCACCGATGTGCGTTTCAGACCAAACACGACACAATTGGCAACATCTTCATTTGATAAAACCATCCGGGTTTGGGATGCGGCGCAA CCAGCCTATTCCTTACAGTCATATACTGGACACACCTCCCAGGTGATATCCCTCGACTTCCACCCTAAGAAGAATGATCTTTTCTGCTCTTGCGACAGTAACAGTGAGATTCGTTTCTGGAGTATTAATCAAGACTCGTGCACCCGTGTCTCCAGG GGAGGCATGGCACATATAAGATTTCAACCCAGGATAGGGCAGTTGCTTGCGGCAGCAGCAAATAAGGCGGTGTCTGTCTTCGATGTTGAGACTGACAGGCTGATTCACTTGTTGGAG GGGCACCCGTCGTCAGAGGTACATACTCTAAGTTGGGATGCTAATGGAGATTATTTGGCATCTGTCTGCAATGAAATTGTTCAGGTGTGGCGACTGTCCTCTGGTGAATGTGTCCACGAACTCACTTCCAGTGGAAACAAGTTTCACTCATGCGTATTCCATCCAACCTATTCCAATCTTTTGGTTATTGGCTGTTATCAG TCGTTGGAGTTGTGGAACATGGTAGAGAACAAGTGTCTGACAGTCGAAGCTCACGAGTGTATTATTTCGGCATTGGCGCAGTCGCCAGTGACAGGGATGATTGCCTCGGTTGGTCATGACAAGTCGGTTAAGATTTGGAAGTGA